The Micromonospora violae DNA segment GAGTTCGGAAAGCAGGTCGCCCGCTCGGGCCGGGTCGAGCAGCGCTCGTACCTGGGTTGGTGAGCGGTAACCGTTGATCACTTCCAGGCAGGTGCCGACGAAGCGGTGCGCGGCTCGGGTGGTTTCCGGGGCGGTCGCCAGCGGCAACGACGCGACCGGGTGGGTGGCGGTGGACCGGGTGGGCACCGGGCGCAGGGCTGCTCGCCGCTCCGGCGGTCGGACGGGGTTGGGTCGGACGGGGCTGGGTCGGGTGGAGGCGAACAGGTCGAGGGCGAGCTGACCGTCGGTCGGTGCCTGCCAGTACGACTCGTCGGTCTCGTCGACGTACGGCGGGTCAAAGGGCGGGACGGGGCGCAGCCGCACGGGTGGTCGGGAAGGACCGGGTCGCGCTCCGCTCATCATTGCCCCCAGGATCTTGCGTTTACCTTCGTTTGCCTCCGGCAGGCTCGATTCTGGACGACAGAATTGCCTCGGTCAATGGCTTCGTGGCAGCCGTCGCCCGACAAGCAGGTGATCCACTCGGGTTTCTTGATAACGCGGTATCCCGGCGAGCTTGATACCCCGACTTCCGTAAAGCCGAGTGGATCATGCTCGTGCGCGCCCCTCGCCGGGCCGGACGGGCCGTACAGGGTGGGCCGGGCAGGACGGGCCGGACAGGACGGGCCGTGCAGGACGGGCTGCGCGGGACCTCTACTCCGGGTCGCGGTCGATCAGCGGGTTGCTCTGCACCCAGTCGGCGGTCTCGTCGTACTTGCGCGCTATG contains these protein-coding regions:
- a CDS encoding Rv3235 family protein produces the protein MMSGARPGPSRPPVRLRPVPPFDPPYVDETDESYWQAPTDGQLALDLFASTRPSPVRPNPVRPPERRAALRPVPTRSTATHPVASLPLATAPETTRAAHRFVGTCLEVINGYRSPTQVRALLDPARAGDLLSELARASGRAGTSRRRSGRPQVRLLRLRVCEPRETAVEAAAVLTGAGGRSWAMALRIEHRRGRWLCTALHVL